In the genome of Misgurnus anguillicaudatus chromosome 11, ASM2758022v2, whole genome shotgun sequence, one region contains:
- the ftr80 gene encoding E3 ubiquitin/ISG15 ligase TRIM25, with product MAEFSDDQDPFNCPICLHLLKDPVTITCGHSFCMNCIKECWDQDDQKGVYSCPQCRQIFTPRPVLNRSTVLAELVGKIKREEPQAVEATPQKSSAGSGDVECDVCIETKLKAIKFCLVCVASYCESHIQSHYISPAFKRHKLVNASPHLLEQICSQHDKPLELYCCQDQQLICMQCALINHQNHSMASPAAKRQEIQGQVESNQHSLQEEIHNREMKVQEVKQAIDSHKSSAQEAVKQTEKIFTELISCMEKDQAKITENIKNQEKAEERKAEELIHILEQEIIDLRRRNKELGQLSQIDNDICFIQNFCSIYNYQCSNLCNIPVNQLLTFEEIPTILSELKSQLNDLREQDTVRISEKVPTIHILNDEKTTKYLPSQPKTREEFLIYSSELSLNHQSACDQLSVSNNSVSRCISVGQAFSGFGQGVKSSFSFTFEPKVISSTYQLLCNNTLSGRCYFEVEYTGTGCSVAFSYDPFSQAGGNFTFGCNNRSWIFDFSRAYINMSHNNISTNIPIVFSKIGVYLDHSAGTLSFYSVSDQMTLLHRAQTTFTEPLYPGFSFQKWENSSVNICDLSFTSK from the exons ATGGCAGAATTTTCTGATGATCAAGATCCTTTTAACTGTCCGATCTGTCTTCATCTTCTGAAGGATCCAGTCACTATAACATGTGGACACAGTTTCTGTATGAACTGTATTAAAGAGTGCTGGGATCAGGATGATCAGAAGGGAGTTTACAGCTGCCCACAATGCAGGCAGATATTCACTCCCAGACCGGTTCTCAACAGAAGCACAGTGCTAGCTGAACTCGTTGGGAAAATAAAGAGAGAAGAACCACAAGCTGTTGAAGCCACTCCCCAGAAGTCTTCAGCTGGGTCTGGAGATGTGGAGTGTGATGTCTGCATAGAAACCAAACTAAAAGCCATCAAGTTTTGTCTGGTGTGTGTGGCATCTTACTGTGAATCTCACATCCAAAGTCATTATATATCTCCTGCATTTAAGCGACATAAACTGGTCAATGCTTCGCCACATCTGCTGGAGCAGATCTGCTCTCAACATGATAAACCACTCGAGCTGTACTGTTGCCAAGACCAGCAGCTGATATGTATGCAGTGTGCTCTGATTAACCATCAGAACCATAGTATGGCTTCACCTGCTGCCAAACGACAAGAAATACAA GGACAGGTCGAATCAAACCAGCATAGCCTACAAGAGGAAATACATAATCGAGAAATGAAAGTACAGGAGGTAAAACAAGCCATAGACTCTCATAAG AGTTCTGCACAGGAGGCAGTAAAGCAAACCGAGAAGATCTTTACAGAGTTGATCAGCTGCATGGAGAAAGACCAAGCTAAGATAACAGAGAACATCAAAAATCAAGAGAAAGCAGAAGAAAGAAAGGCTGAGGAGCTTATACATATACTGGAGCAGGAGATCATTGATCTCAGGAGGAGGAACAAGGAACTGGGACAGCTTTCACAGATAGACAATGACATTTGTTTCATACAG AATTTTTGTTCTATTTACAACTATCAATGTTCAAACTTGTGCAACATCCCCGTAAACCAACTTCTGACATTTGAGGAAATACCAACAATTCTCTCTGAACTGAAAAGCCAATTGAATGATTTGCGTGAACAAGACACTGTCAGAATATCAGAGAAAG TTCCCACAATTCATATATTGAACGACGAGAAGACTACAAAGT ATTTGCCATCACAACCCAAGACCAGAGAAGAGTTTCTTATAT ATTCCTCTGAACTGAGCTTGAATCACCAGTCAGCATGTGATCAGCTGTCCGTAAGCAATAACAGTGTGTCACGGTGTATTTCTGTAGGCCAAGCATTCTCAGGATTTGGTCAGGGTGTCAaatcatcattttcttttacttTTGAACCTAAAGTTATATCCAGCACATATCAACTGTTGTGTAACAACACTCTGTCTGGACGCTGTTATTTTGAGGTTGAGTATACAGGTACAGGCTGTTCTGTTGCATTCTCATATGATCCGTTCAGTCAGGCAGGAGGAAACTTTACATTTGGATGTAACAACAGGTCCTGGATATTTGACTTTTCACGTGCCTACATCAACATGTCACACAACAATATCAGCACTAACATTCCCATAGTCTTCTCAAAAATCGGAGTGTATCTGGACCACAGTGCAGGAACCCTATCTTTCTATAGTGTTTCTGACCAAATGACCCTCCTACACAGAGCCCAAACCACATTCACTGAGCCTTTATATCCTGGGTTTTCTTTCCAGAAATGGGAAAATAGCTCTGTGAACATTTGTGATTTGTCATTCACAtcaaaataa